GGGAACAGCGCCAAACGTTCGTTCAGCTATCATACCAATCCACGCGCCTTCCGGCATGACAAGATATCCCTGTCCGATAGCTTCATGGAGCAGACCATCCCCGAATTCCAGGGCCTGATCCCCAACCGGGGCAGTCTGCTCGCCCAATACCTGTACATCAACAACATCATCCGCAAGGAGAACCGGGCCAAGCTGGTGGAATTCAGCCACCAGACCAGCCCGACCATGCTCTGGTCCGGCCCGTTCGTGCGCCTGCCCAACGCGGCCAACCGGGCCCGCTTCGCCGACGCTCGCGACTATATGTACAAGGGCAAGAAAGTGGACTTCCAGACCCACCTCGGCCTGGACCTGGCCAGCGTCCAGCACGCTCCGGTCCCGGCGGGCAACGACGGCCGTGTGGTCTACGCCGACTTCCTGGGCATCTACGGCAACGTGGTCGTCCTGGACCACGGTCTGGGACTGCAATCCCTCTACGCCCATCTGTCGTCCATAGCCGTGCATCCCGGCGACATGGTCACCAAGGGCCAGATCATCGCCCACACCGGGGCCACCGGGCTGGCGGGCGGCGACCACCTGCACTACGGCATCACCGTGGGCGGCATCCCCACCCAACCCATCGAATGGTGGGACGGGACATGGATCAAGCACAACATCACTTCAAAACTCCGGTAATACCAATGAAAAGGCGGCCCGCATCATGCGGGCCGCTTCGTTTTCGGGAACTTTTTTACCGGAACAATTCCTGCATAGTTCCCAGGGAGGCAAACCTTTCCCCCTGGGAGATAGCATGCAAGTATCCACCGCCCTGACTACCCGGCCAGACTCCACCACAGCCACCCGGCTGCTTACCCGATCGCAGACGATCACCCCTGTGAACGAGGAAACCGAAACCGTGGACAAAACCAAAGCCACGGGTTCCCCCTTCGTCTTTCAAAAGAAGCTTTCACCCAAGGAAGAACAACGGGTACAGTTCCTGCAAAATCTCCTGGCCCAGCTCCTGACCATGGTCGAGGGCAATCCCACGGACGAACAGAAGGACCGCATCCGCGCGATTGAAAAGGAACTGGAGAAGATTACCGGCGTGAAAATCCAGTCCAGCCTTGCCGACATGGCCGCCAAACTGCCCGGCAAGACCGACAAGAAGAAAGAGGAGGAACAGGAAAAAAAGTATCAGCTCAAGGGCATCGACCCCAAGGAAGCAGAGCGCAGCAACAAGTCCCTGGCTTCCGAAAACGACAATCCGGGCATGCAGATGCTGCGCAACAATGCCCTGTTCACCTCCATCGGTGCCCTGGCCTTGTCCGACCCGTCCCTGTCCACCTCCCGCAGTAAATACTAGTCCAGAGCCGCAACCACCGTTTCCGCGTGCGCCAGGATTTCATCCCGGTCGCGCAACCCGTCGATGAATCGTTGCGGTATGCCCCCGATGCCATTCAGCGCCCCGGAGAGCGCTCCCGTCAGACAGGCGCGGGCCATGTTGTTGCCGCCGCCGTTAACGGCCGTGAGCACGGCGGTCTCGAAATCGGGAAACCGGCTGGACAGCCAATAGGCCGCCGGAACCATGAAACCGAGTTGGCAGGCCAGACCGTAGACCTGGGCGATACGTTCCGGCGGGTCCACCAGAATATCCGGATCGACCGCCGCTTCATGGACCAGGCCGGGCTGAAGAAAGACGTCGATGAGCGCCCGGTCCACTTCTTTCTGGGCCCATCCCATAAGCGACTTGCCGGACTTTTCCAGCGTCTTGCCCCGAATCAGGCGGCACACGGCCAGGATGAAGGCCAGGGACTGCGCGGCCACGAACGGCTCCGCATGGGTCAGCCGGATGTTGGCCATGGCATGGACGGCCAGCCCGCGTGGGTCGTCGGCGTAACGTGCGGCGAGCATGACCCCGCGCACAGCGGCCTCGCCCGAATCGGACAGCCCGGCGGCCTCGGACCACGGCACCCCGTCCCGGCGCGCCCGCCAAACCTCCCGCATGGCGATATCCGTATACCGCCCACCCTGAGGCGTGCCGTCCAAGGTATCGAGAAAACCGTCCAGCCGGGCCGTAAAATCGGCTTCGTCGTATCCGCCCTTCTCCGCCAGGGAAGCCAGCAGAAGCAGGGACACCTGTCCGGTCTGGGACACGTCGCCCGCCAGGCAGCCGTCGTGGTAACGTCCCGGCTTGGGGGGCCGATAGTCGGTGATCCAGTCGCCGTAATCGACGCGCAGTTCGTCCAGATCGTAATACCAGTGCGGTCCCAACCCCAAAGCATCGCCCACGTACATGCCCACGATCGCTCCCAAGGCGCGTTCCCGTCTCGTCAGTTCGCTCATGAAAACCTCCAGGTTTCCCCAAGCCTACACGAAAAACGCCCGACGGCAAGACCGTCGGGCGTTCGTTTGTCGAATCGTTATGGAAACCCTACTGGCGGGCGGGCCGCTGAAACTCCTCCTTGAGGAGGCAGGCGGCGATGGGCGCCTCGCCGTGATTGCGTACCCAGACGTTTCGGGAGTTGCCCGCCAAGGCCTTGTCGATGACCTGGTCCATGGTCTTAACCGGAATCACTTCCAGGTCCTTGAGGATATCCTTGGGCACATCCTGAAGGTTCTTCTCGTTCTCCCACGGGATAAGCACGGTCTTGATCAAGCCGCGATGGGCCGCCAGGAGCTTCTCCCGCAATCCGCCGATGGGCAGCACCCGGCCGCGCAGGGTGATCTCGCCGGTCATGGCCAGATCGTTGCGCACCGGAATATTCAGGAGCGCGGAGATAAGCGCCGTGGTCAGGGTCACCCCCGCCGATGGGCCGTCCTTGGGGGTGGCGCCGTCCGGCACGTGGATATGGATGTCCACCAGCTTGTAGAAGTCCGGCTTCAAGCCCAGCAGGTCGGACCGGGAGCGGATGTAGGACACGGCCGCCCGCGCAGACTCCTGCATGACGTCGCCGAGCTTACCGGTGATCTCCACCTTGCCCTTGCCGGGCATGAGGACCACTTCCACCAGGAGCATCTCGCCGCCGAGCTGGGTCCAGGCCAGGCCGTTGCACACGCCCACCTGGGGCTCTTCCTCACGTTCACCGTAGGAGTACTTGGTCACGCCAAGGATCTTTTGCAGGCTCTGCTTGGAAACCTGGATAATCTTTTCGCGGTCGTGATCCTCCACGATGCGCATGGCGGACTTGCGGCAGATGGAGGCGATCTCGCGTTCCAGGTTACGCACGCCCGCCTCCTTGGTGTAGTAGCGAACCACATCCAGGATGGCGTTGTCCGAGATCTTCAGGTTCTCGGGCTTCAACCCGTGCTGCTTGATCTGCTTGGGGACCAGAAATCCCTTGGCGATCTCCACCTTCTCGGTCTCCAGATAGCCGGGCAGCCGGATGATCTCCATACGATCCTGCAACGGCAGCGGAATGCCTTCCAGGCTGTTGGCCGTGGTGATGAAGAACACCTTGGACAGGTCGTAGTCCA
The sequence above is drawn from the Desulfovibrio sp. Huiquan2017 genome and encodes:
- a CDS encoding ADP-ribosylglycohydrolase family protein, producing the protein MSELTRRERALGAIVGMYVGDALGLGPHWYYDLDELRVDYGDWITDYRPPKPGRYHDGCLAGDVSQTGQVSLLLLASLAEKGGYDEADFTARLDGFLDTLDGTPQGGRYTDIAMREVWRARRDGVPWSEAAGLSDSGEAAVRGVMLAARYADDPRGLAVHAMANIRLTHAEPFVAAQSLAFILAVCRLIRGKTLEKSGKSLMGWAQKEVDRALIDVFLQPGLVHEAAVDPDILVDPPERIAQVYGLACQLGFMVPAAYWLSSRFPDFETAVLTAVNGGGNNMARACLTGALSGALNGIGGIPQRFIDGLRDRDEILAHAETVVAALD